Proteins encoded in a region of the Rutidosis leptorrhynchoides isolate AG116_Rl617_1_P2 chromosome 9, CSIRO_AGI_Rlap_v1, whole genome shotgun sequence genome:
- the LOC139866596 gene encoding DEAD-box ATP-dependent RNA helicase 20-like isoform X3 — protein sequence MDGSRILIFMDTKKGCDQITSQLRMDGWPALSIHGDKSQAERDWVLSEFKAGKSPIMTAMDVAASRRDFPGSLEDYVHRIGRTGRAGAKGTTYTFFIATNARFAKELIVILQEAGQKVNPVLAAMGRGK from the exons ATGGATGGCAGTCGAATTTTGATATTTATGGATACGAAAAAGGGGTGTGACCAAATAACTAGTCAGCTAAGGATGGATGGTTGGCCAGCTTTATCAATTCATGGAGATAAAAGTCAAGCAGAGAGGGATTGGGTTTTATCTGAGTTCAAAGCTGGTAAAAGTCCAATAATGACAGCAATGGATGTTGCAGCTAGCAG ACGTGATTTCCCGGGTTCACTAGAGGATTATGTTCATCGAATTGGTCGAACGGGAAGAGCTGGTGCCAAAGGGACCACATACACCTTCTTTATTGCTACAAATGCCAGATTTGCTAAAGAACTTATTGTCATCCTCCAGGAAGCTGGTCAGAAAGTCAACCCTGTTCTAGCTGCAATGGGCCGTG GAAAATGA
- the LOC139866596 gene encoding DEAD-box ATP-dependent RNA helicase 20-like isoform X1 yields the protein MDGSRILIFMDTKKGCDQITSQLRMDGWPALSIHGDKSQAERDWVLSEFKAGKSPIMTAMDVAASRRDFPGSLEDYVHRIGRTGRAGAKGTTYTFFIATNARFAKELIVILQEAGQKVNPVLAAMGRGAPPPPSWLTELF from the exons ATGGATGGCAGTCGAATTTTGATATTTATGGATACGAAAAAGGGGTGTGACCAAATAACTAGTCAGCTAAGGATGGATGGTTGGCCAGCTTTATCAATTCATGGAGATAAAAGTCAAGCAGAGAGGGATTGGGTTTTATCTGAGTTCAAAGCTGGTAAAAGTCCAATAATGACAGCAATGGATGTTGCAGCTAGCAG ACGTGATTTCCCGGGTTCACTAGAGGATTATGTTCATCGAATTGGTCGAACGGGAAGAGCTGGTGCCAAAGGGACCACATACACCTTCTTTATTGCTACAAATGCCAGATTTGCTAAAGAACTTATTGTCATCCTCCAGGAAGCTGGTCAGAAAGTCAACCCTGTTCTAGCTGCAATGGGCCGTGGTGCACCTCCTCCTCCAAGTTGGTTGActgaattattttaa
- the LOC139866596 gene encoding DEAD-box ATP-dependent RNA helicase 20-like isoform X2, whose amino-acid sequence MDGSRILIFMDTKKGCDQITSQLRMDGWPALSIHGDKSQAERDWVLSEFKAGKSPIMTAMDVAASRRDFPGSLEDYVHRIGRTGRAGAKGTTYTFFIATNARFAKELIVILQEAGQKVNPVLAAMGRGAPPPPRK is encoded by the exons ATGGATGGCAGTCGAATTTTGATATTTATGGATACGAAAAAGGGGTGTGACCAAATAACTAGTCAGCTAAGGATGGATGGTTGGCCAGCTTTATCAATTCATGGAGATAAAAGTCAAGCAGAGAGGGATTGGGTTTTATCTGAGTTCAAAGCTGGTAAAAGTCCAATAATGACAGCAATGGATGTTGCAGCTAGCAG ACGTGATTTCCCGGGTTCACTAGAGGATTATGTTCATCGAATTGGTCGAACGGGAAGAGCTGGTGCCAAAGGGACCACATACACCTTCTTTATTGCTACAAATGCCAGATTTGCTAAAGAACTTATTGTCATCCTCCAGGAAGCTGGTCAGAAAGTCAACCCTGTTCTAGCTGCAATGGGCCGTGGTGCACCTCCTCCTCCAA GAAAATGA